A genomic stretch from Bacillus sp. E(2018) includes:
- a CDS encoding YugN-like family protein, which yields MKPIKSSLENECCALNEAEEVLKGMGFSYGGNWDYDHGYFDYKLDDEVGYTFLRIPFKAIDGQLDKKDTTIQFGEPFLLAHKYQVGLDDNAETGNISGSFNQFSEPQDPDATVDQKWIGIAKDLVKKVETAVLN from the coding sequence ATGAAACCGATAAAAAGTAGTCTCGAAAACGAGTGTTGCGCACTGAATGAAGCGGAAGAAGTTTTGAAAGGGATGGGCTTTTCTTACGGAGGAAACTGGGATTATGATCACGGATATTTTGATTATAAGCTGGACGATGAAGTAGGATACACGTTTTTAAGAATTCCTTTTAAAGCCATTGATGGTCAGTTAGATAAGAAAGATACGACGATTCAATTTGGTGAACCCTTTTTGTTGGCTCACAAATATCAGGTAGGTCTTGATGATAACGCTGAAACAGGGAACATCTCAGGAAGCTTTAATCAGTTTTCAGAACCGCAAGATCCTGATGCAACGGTTGATCAAAAGTGGATTGGCATCGCTAAAGATTTAGTAAAAAAGGTAGAAACTGCGGTATTAAATTAA
- a CDS encoding potassium channel family protein: MRSIYYAYLRMPMLIRLAIILFSILFLSAGLAHLLEKETFSTLFEGFYWAVITAGTVGYGDFTPETTQVRLLAIFLVFIGASFFAFLTVHLASSVVKRENRFFEGKSMYKNKDHFIIVGWNERARHTIQALKDKLKSNHIVLIDESLKENPLYVEGIHFIHAKPSEDHTWLMAHIQQAHTILITADANLKEYEADTNTILSILTARGLNPNVSIHAEVLTTEQTTNAKRAGANQIIHTSNLASHAMVSSLEKEI; this comes from the coding sequence ATGCGATCAATTTATTACGCTTATTTAAGAATGCCGATGCTGATTCGCCTTGCCATTATTCTTTTTAGCATACTATTCTTAAGCGCTGGTTTAGCTCACCTCTTAGAAAAGGAAACATTTTCGACGTTATTTGAAGGATTCTATTGGGCAGTTATTACGGCAGGGACGGTTGGATATGGAGACTTCACTCCAGAAACAACGCAAGTAAGATTATTAGCTATCTTCCTTGTGTTCATAGGCGCATCTTTTTTTGCTTTTTTAACCGTCCATCTAGCAAGTTCTGTTGTGAAAAGAGAAAATCGTTTTTTCGAGGGGAAAAGTATGTATAAGAACAAAGATCACTTTATTATAGTCGGTTGGAACGAAAGGGCTAGACATACTATTCAAGCTCTTAAAGATAAACTTAAATCCAACCATATCGTTCTAATTGATGAGTCTTTAAAAGAAAATCCATTATATGTTGAAGGTATCCACTTTATCCATGCTAAGCCCAGTGAAGATCATACGTGGTTGATGGCTCACATTCAGCAGGCACATACTATTCTAATTACAGCAGATGCGAACTTAAAGGAATATGAAGCTGATACGAATACGATTCTATCGATTCTTACGGCTAGAGGCTTAAATCCTAATGTATCTATTCATGCAGAAGTGTTAACAACAGAGCAAACGACTAACGCAAAAAGAGCAGGTGCTAATCAAATTATACACACCTCTAATCTTGCTTCACACGCGATGGTTTCTAGCCTTGAAAAAGAGATATGA
- a CDS encoding anti-sigma factor domain-containing protein has protein sequence MNKAIIVEVNKRHVIVLAEGGEFKKIRNTNAAYMVGQEIRLPVKQEHKKTAFSIFNWKTGTAVALAIFLLFFQVLAPVSGPGAYAYVGINMDPSLELKIDEDMKVLDIFAYNQQGHMVLDRLNDWENENIEHVTDLIFDTCEDLGYLKSKEEVLITTTLSEEIPADKEKEIKQQVNKVMTEKAKKKSIEMTTIVMSSKEREQSKKMKMSPGHYAIYKAAKKSGMNITKNEISSLTIEEISEKVGPIKELLEEDIETVDSSDNKKEDLVYEPPLPILDIKDSSNEIKIEKEIIAVQEKEQEPQKKKTFELPVSHAEIPSAPKKEEKPAEKPVKNEPEKHVTTPAASAGDQDKNAHKAPTKSTPVVIAPKDERPKQEKPVEDKPKHELPKEEKPKPEVPKENIPKEAPKEETPKVETPKEETPKEETPKEETPKEETPKEETPKEETPKEETPKEETPKEETPKEETPKEETPKEHWIYIEIIIDGIVIEVRIKVTSHVTDAELKQRALATYHQNVSKEHSCPTPTSAFTQEVEQAEATKAPQQTEENEVASDSPIEKPLLEEAS, from the coding sequence ATGAACAAAGCGATTATTGTAGAAGTTAACAAACGCCATGTCATCGTTCTTGCTGAGGGCGGAGAATTTAAAAAGATTAGAAATACCAACGCTGCCTATATGGTCGGTCAAGAAATCCGTCTTCCAGTAAAACAAGAGCACAAAAAAACTGCTTTTTCTATCTTTAACTGGAAAACTGGAACTGCTGTAGCTTTAGCGATCTTCCTCTTGTTCTTTCAAGTGCTTGCACCGGTATCAGGACCTGGCGCATATGCATATGTGGGTATAAACATGGATCCTAGTCTCGAGTTAAAGATCGATGAAGATATGAAAGTTCTGGATATCTTTGCTTATAATCAGCAAGGACATATGGTTCTTGATCGATTGAACGATTGGGAGAATGAAAATATCGAACATGTAACTGACCTTATTTTTGATACATGTGAAGACCTTGGCTATCTGAAGTCAAAGGAAGAAGTATTAATTACTACAACTTTATCTGAGGAAATACCAGCTGATAAAGAAAAAGAAATTAAACAACAAGTGAATAAAGTTATGACGGAGAAGGCTAAAAAGAAATCGATAGAGATGACCACCATCGTGATGAGTTCTAAAGAACGCGAGCAATCCAAAAAAATGAAAATGTCACCTGGTCACTATGCGATATATAAGGCAGCTAAGAAGTCAGGTATGAACATCACAAAGAATGAAATCTCAAGTCTTACTATTGAAGAAATCTCTGAAAAGGTAGGGCCGATTAAAGAGCTTTTAGAAGAAGATATTGAAACCGTTGATAGCTCTGATAACAAAAAAGAGGATCTTGTATATGAACCACCTCTTCCTATCTTAGATATAAAAGATTCAAGTAACGAGATAAAGATTGAGAAGGAAATCATAGCAGTTCAAGAAAAAGAACAAGAACCTCAGAAAAAGAAAACGTTCGAATTACCAGTCAGTCATGCTGAAATTCCTTCTGCTCCAAAAAAGGAAGAGAAGCCCGCTGAGAAACCAGTAAAAAATGAGCCAGAAAAACATGTAACTACCCCTGCCGCTTCTGCAGGAGACCAAGACAAAAATGCACACAAAGCTCCTACAAAGAGTACACCTGTAGTCATAGCACCAAAGGATGAGAGACCTAAACAGGAAAAGCCTGTAGAAGATAAACCGAAACATGAATTACCTAAAGAGGAAAAACCTAAACCCGAAGTACCGAAAGAAAATATTCCTAAAGAAGCACCTAAGGAAGAAACTCCAAAGGTAGAGACTCCTAAAGAGGAAACTCCTAAAGAGGAGACTCCTAAAGAGGAAACTCCTAAAGAGGAAACTCCTAAAGAGGAGACTCCTAAAGAGGAGACTCCTAAAGAGGAGACTCCTAAAGAGGAGACTCCTAAAGAGGAGACTCCTAAAGAGGAGACTCCTAAAGAGGAGACTCCTAAAGAACATTGGATTTACATTGAAATTATTATTGATGGAATCGTAATAGAAGTTCGCATTAAAGTAACATCACATGTTACTGATGCTGAGTTAAAACAAAGAGCACTAGCCACTTATCATCAAAATGTTTCAAAAGAACACTCATGCCCTACACCAACTTCAGCATTCACACAAGAAGTTGAACAGGCTGAAGCTACTAAAGCACCACAACAAACCGAAGAGAATGAAGTAGCATCAGATTCTCCCATTGAAAAACCTCTTTTAGAAGAAGCTTCATAA